The following proteins are encoded in a genomic region of Triticum dicoccoides isolate Atlit2015 ecotype Zavitan chromosome 1B, WEW_v2.0, whole genome shotgun sequence:
- the LOC119348511 gene encoding ammonium transporter 2 member 1 translates to MAYAASTPAVPDWLNKGDNAWQLTAATFVGIQSMPGLVVLYGSIVKKKWAVNSAFMALYAYASSLLVWVLVGFRMAFGERLLPFWGKAGVALTQDYLVGRAKLSATERGSTPLVEPFYPEATLVMFQFEFAAITLILLAGSVLGRMNIKAWMAFTPLWLMLSYTVGAFSLWGGGFLYHWGVIDYSGGYVIHLSSGIAGFTAAYWVGPRLKSDRERFSPNNILLMIAGGGLLWMGWAGFNGGAPYAANITASVAVLNTNVSAATSLLTWTCLDVIFFGKPSVIGAVQGMMTGLVCITPGAGLVQTWAAVVMGIFAGSVPWFTMMILHKKSALLMKVDDTLAVFHTHAVAGLLGGILTGLLATPELMTMESSVPGPKGAFYGGGIKQVGKQLAGAAFVIVWNLVVTTLILLGIGLFVPLRMPDDQLMIGDDAAHGEEAYALWGDGEKFDATRHDVSRGAGGEREMGTAEQRLAGMGARGVTIQL, encoded by the exons ATGGCGTACGCGGCGAGCACGCCGGCGGTGCCGGACTGGCTGAACAAGGGTGACAACGCGTGGCAGCTGACGGCGGCGACGTTCGTGGGCATCCAGTCCATGCCGGGCCTGGTGGTCCTCTACGGCAGCATCGTGAAGAAGAAGTGGGCCGTCAACTCCGCCTTCATGGCGCTCTACGCCTACGCCTCCTCGCTCCtggtgtgggtgctggtggggttcCGCATGGCGTTCGGCGAGCGGCTGCTGCCCTTCTGGGGCAAGGCGGGCGTGGCGCTGACGCAGGACTACCTCGTCGGCCGCGCCAAGCTGTCGGCGACGGAGCGGGGGAGCACGCCGCTCGTGGAGCCCTTCTACCCGGAGGCGACGCTGGTGATGTTCCAGTTCGAGTTCGCCGCCATCACGCTCATCCTGCTGGCGGGCTCCGTGCTGGGGCGCATGAACATCAAGGCCTGGATGGCCTTCACGCCGCTCTGGCTCATGCTCTCCTACACCGTCGGCGCCTTCAGCCTCTGGGGCGGCGGCTTCCTTTACCACTGGGGCGTCATCGACTACTCGGGCGGCTACGTCATCCACCTCTCCTCCGGCATCGCCGGCTTCACCGCCGCCTACTGG GTGGGCCCGAGGCTGAAGAGCGACCGGGAGCGGTTCTCCCCGAACAACATCCTGCTCATGATCGCCGGCGGCGGGCTGCTGTGGATGGGGTGGGCCGGGTTCAACGGCGGCGCGCCCTACGCCGCCAACATCACGGCGTCCGTGGCCGTGCTCAACACCAACGTCAGCGCGGCGACCAGCCTCCTCACCTGGACCTGCCTCGACGTCATCTTCTTCGGCAAGCCGTCCGTCATCGGCGCCGTCCAGGGCATGATGACCGGCCTCGTCTGCATCACCCCCGGCGCAG GGCTGGTGCAGACGTGGGCGGCCGTGGTCATGGGCATCTTCGCCGGCAGCGTGCCGTGGTTCACCATGATGATCCTGCACAAGAAGTCGGCGCTGCTGATGAAGGTGGACGACACCCTGGCCGTCTTCCACACGCACGCCGTGGCGGGGCTCCTCGGCGGCATCCTCACGGGGCTCCTGGCCACACCGGAGCTGATGACGATGGAGTCCTCGGTGCCGGGGCCCAAGGGCGCCTTCTACGGCGGCGGCATCAAGCAGGTGGGCAAGCAGCTGGCCGGCGCGGCGTTCGTGATCGTGTGGAACCTCGTGGTCACCACGCTCATCCTGCTCGGCATCGGGCTGTTCGTGCCGCTCCGGATGCCCGACGACCAGCTCATGATCGGCGACGACGCCGCGCACGGGGAGGAGGCCTACGCGCTGTGGGGCGACGGCGAGAAGTTCGACGCCACGCGGCACGACGTGTCCAGGGGCGCCGGCGGCGAGAGGGAGATGGGCACCGCGGAGCAGCGGCTCGCCGGCATGGGAGCCAGGGGCGTCACCATCCAGTTGTAG